One segment of candidate division KSB1 bacterium DNA contains the following:
- a CDS encoding radical SAM protein, whose amino-acid sequence MTLEQKYRYLFGPVRSRRLGLSLGIDIVPGKTCTFNCVYCQLGRTTQQTVQREEYVPANEVLTELADFLQHDGRADYLTFSGSGEPTLHRRLGEMIGRAKRLSSIPVAVLTCSALMYDAQVRQELAQADVVLPSLDAASPRTFYAINRPHGRLYLAEIIHGLRQFRAEYSGKIWLEIMLVKGVNDGAEEIALLRRAIAEIRPDKVHLNTVVRPPAEDEAQPLSEEELRAVQAMIGPPAEVMAERPTAPRTSLDNHLISEAVNLIARHPMTLEEIAHYMNCKPEIIALMLKGLTETGEVEARTHRGRVFYIALTAEKARSRRMPAGGAKLAGENLGSQLHQG is encoded by the coding sequence CGGGCAAGACTTGCACGTTCAACTGCGTTTATTGCCAGCTCGGCCGGACCACGCAGCAAACCGTGCAGCGGGAGGAATATGTGCCGGCCAATGAGGTGCTGACCGAGCTGGCGGATTTTCTGCAACATGACGGCCGCGCCGATTATCTGACTTTTTCCGGTTCGGGCGAGCCGACGCTGCATCGCAGGCTCGGCGAGATGATCGGGCGCGCCAAGCGCCTGAGCAGCATTCCGGTGGCCGTGCTCACCTGCAGCGCGCTGATGTACGATGCGCAAGTGCGGCAGGAGCTGGCACAGGCGGATGTGGTTTTGCCCTCGCTCGATGCCGCCTCGCCCCGCACGTTTTATGCGATCAACCGGCCGCATGGCCGTTTGTATCTCGCGGAGATCATTCACGGCCTGCGCCAGTTTCGCGCGGAATATTCCGGCAAAATCTGGCTGGAGATCATGCTGGTCAAGGGCGTCAATGATGGTGCCGAGGAGATCGCGCTGCTGCGCCGCGCCATCGCCGAGATCCGGCCGGACAAGGTGCATCTCAACACCGTGGTGCGGCCGCCAGCGGAGGACGAGGCCCAGCCACTCTCCGAGGAGGAATTGCGTGCGGTGCAGGCCATGATCGGCCCGCCGGCCGAAGTGATGGCGGAGCGCCCGACCGCACCGCGCACCTCACTCGACAACCACCTGATCTCCGAGGCGGTCAATCTCATTGCCCGCCATCCCATGACGCTTGAGGAAATTGCCCACTACATGAATTGCAAGCCGGAGATCATTGCGTTGATGCTGAAGGGATTGACCGAGACCGGTGAGGTGGAGGCGCGCACCCATCGCGGTCGGGTGTTTTATATCGCGCTCACGGCGGAGAAGGCCCGCTCCCGGCGTATGCCCGCCGGCGGGGCGAAACTGGCCGGCGAAAATCTCGGGTCCCAATTACACCAGGGGTGA
- a CDS encoding tryptophanase, whose protein sequence is MRTIIEPFRIKMTEPIHLPSPEERVAKLAAAHYNVFLLDAADCPIDLLTDSGTGAMSTEQWAALMLGDESYAGSKSWKRFEVTVRQITGMKHVFPTHQGRAAEGILAQTRLKPGDLVPNNSHFDTTRANIEFVQAQAVDLPCPEGLDITLEAPFKGDMDLARLEQFLEQYGREKIPFCMITVTNNTGGGQPVSLANIRAVKRLLQKHGVPLVIDACRFAENAYFIHEREPGYRGKSLLEIAREMFSYADAATMSAKKDGLANIGGFLACQDDQWAEDFRNALILREGFPTYGGLAGRDLEVIAVGLMEALDYDYQVYRHATVEYLGRRLQKLGIPHVRPVGGHAVFLDAKAMLPHIPPLQYPGIGLVNALYLEGGVRGVEIGSVMFGRFDKSGRELPAPLELVRLAFPRRVYTQSHFDYVIEVLESVWGQRDKIPGYRITYQPRFLRHFTCHFEPLA, encoded by the coding sequence ATGCGAACCATTATCGAGCCTTTTCGCATCAAAATGACCGAGCCGATTCACCTGCCGTCACCTGAGGAGCGCGTGGCGAAACTGGCGGCGGCGCACTACAACGTTTTCCTGTTGGATGCCGCGGATTGCCCCATCGACCTGCTGACCGACAGCGGCACCGGCGCCATGTCCACTGAGCAATGGGCCGCCTTGATGCTGGGTGATGAAAGCTATGCCGGCAGCAAATCGTGGAAACGATTCGAGGTCACCGTCCGGCAGATCACCGGCATGAAGCATGTGTTTCCCACACACCAGGGCCGCGCGGCGGAGGGCATTCTGGCGCAAACCCGTCTCAAGCCCGGTGACCTCGTTCCCAACAACAGCCATTTCGACACCACCCGCGCCAATATCGAATTCGTGCAGGCGCAGGCGGTGGATTTGCCCTGCCCGGAGGGCCTCGACATTACCCTGGAAGCGCCCTTCAAAGGCGATATGGATTTGGCCCGGCTGGAGCAATTTCTCGAGCAGTACGGCCGTGAAAAAATTCCCTTCTGCATGATCACGGTGACCAACAACACCGGCGGCGGCCAGCCGGTGTCGCTCGCCAACATTCGTGCGGTGAAACGGCTGCTGCAAAAACACGGCGTGCCGCTGGTGATCGATGCCTGCCGTTTCGCGGAGAATGCCTACTTCATCCACGAACGCGAGCCGGGCTATCGCGGCAAGAGCCTGCTGGAAATCGCCCGGGAGATGTTCTCTTATGCCGATGCCGCCACCATGAGCGCCAAAAAAGACGGCCTCGCCAACATTGGCGGCTTTCTGGCCTGCCAGGATGATCAATGGGCCGAGGATTTCCGCAACGCCCTGATCCTGCGCGAAGGGTTTCCAACCTACGGCGGCCTTGCCGGCCGGGATTTGGAAGTGATCGCGGTGGGCCTGATGGAGGCACTCGATTATGACTATCAAGTCTACCGGCATGCCACGGTTGAATACCTCGGCCGGCGCTTGCAAAAGCTCGGCATTCCCCATGTGCGTCCGGTTGGCGGCCACGCGGTCTTCCTTGATGCCAAAGCCATGCTGCCGCACATCCCACCGCTGCAATATCCCGGCATCGGTCTGGTGAATGCGTTGTATCTCGAAGGCGGGGTGCGCGGGGTGGAGATCGGCAGCGTGATGTTCGGCCGCTTCGACAAGTCCGGACGCGAGCTGCCGGCACCGCTGGAACTGGTGCGCCTTGCCTTTCCACGCCGCGTTTATACACAAAGCCATTTTGATTACGTCATCGAAGTGCTGGAATCGGTCTGGGGGCAGCGCGACAAGATACCGGGCTATCGCATCACCTATCAGCCCCGCTTCCTCCGGCATTTTACCTGCCATTTTGAACCACTTGCCTGA
- a CDS encoding 4Fe-4S dicluster domain-containing protein: protein MARKAMLIDITRCIGCGLCRDACKEQNGLPAGEETKLNANAYTVVQDYGHDVYVRRLCMHCEVPTCVSVCPVGAFTKTADGPVLYEESKCIGCRYCMQACPYQVPTYTWDQTEPRVRKCIFCHSRLAQGLPTACAEACPTGATIFGDREELIAEAQRRLREEPEKYVDHIYGLTEAGGSSVFFLSAIPFEQLGFPGNLPKHPLPLLTWNALSKIPDIVAVGGTALYGLWWIINRRDEVGRLHAKLKEMEDRKE, encoded by the coding sequence ATGGCGCGCAAGGCAATGTTGATTGATATCACCCGCTGTATCGGGTGTGGCCTGTGCCGCGATGCCTGCAAGGAACAAAACGGGCTGCCCGCCGGCGAAGAAACCAAACTCAACGCCAATGCCTACACCGTGGTGCAGGATTACGGCCATGATGTCTACGTGCGGCGGCTGTGCATGCATTGTGAGGTGCCGACCTGTGTCTCGGTGTGCCCGGTGGGTGCCTTCACCAAGACGGCGGACGGCCCGGTGCTGTATGAGGAGTCCAAGTGCATCGGCTGTCGCTACTGCATGCAGGCGTGCCCCTATCAAGTGCCCACTTACACCTGGGATCAAACAGAGCCGCGCGTGCGCAAGTGCATCTTCTGCCATTCGCGGCTGGCGCAGGGGCTGCCGACAGCCTGTGCCGAGGCCTGCCCGACCGGCGCCACCATCTTCGGTGATCGGGAAGAGTTGATCGCGGAAGCACAGCGCCGTCTGCGCGAGGAGCCGGAGAAATACGTCGATCACATTTATGGCCTCACCGAGGCCGGCGGCAGTTCGGTTTTCTTTCTCTCGGCCATTCCATTCGAGCAACTGGGTTTCCCGGGCAATTTGCCGAAACATCCCCTGCCCCTGCTGACCTGGAACGCGCTCTCGAAGATTCCGGACATCGTGGCGGTGGGTGGCACTGCGCTTTATGGCTTGTGGTGGATCATCAACCGCCGCGATGAAGTGGGCAGGCTGCACGCGAAGTTGAAGGAGATGGAGGACAGAAAAGAATAA
- the hybB gene encoding Ni/Fe-hydrogenase cytochrome b subunit, with protein sequence MKKLLGQLTFWRAVLVMLLGLGLYATYVRFTQGLGAATNLSDQFPWGLWIGFDILCGVGLAAGGFTLCAIVYIFNIQAYKAVIRPAVLTAFLGYLLVIFALLYDLGRPERIWHAIVMWNPSSVMFEVAWCVMLYTTVLALEFSPILFEKLGWERPLRIVRAITVPLVIVGVLLSTLHQSSLGSLYLIVPEKLHPLWYSSLLPVFFFVSAIGAGCAMVIFESFMSSRAFKREIEMPQLAQLGRVLVVILMIYTVMKLQDLADRRAWVHVVTPTLEAMLYWAEMGLGVLLPMILLARPHVRRHPTGLFCSALLVVLGFVLNRMNVSITGMEAWARAGYFPSWMEIAVTMMIVALGITAFALAARHLPVFSPTAREEKTTMTESPHLAWAE encoded by the coding sequence ATGAAAAAGCTGCTTGGACAGTTGACTTTCTGGCGCGCCGTACTCGTCATGCTGCTCGGCCTGGGGCTTTATGCCACTTACGTGCGCTTCACGCAAGGCCTGGGCGCGGCCACCAATCTCAGTGACCAGTTCCCCTGGGGCTTGTGGATCGGTTTCGACATTCTTTGCGGGGTGGGGCTGGCGGCAGGCGGCTTCACCCTGTGTGCCATCGTTTACATCTTCAACATCCAGGCCTATAAGGCCGTCATTCGCCCGGCGGTGTTGACCGCGTTTCTGGGCTACCTGCTCGTGATCTTCGCGCTGCTTTACGATCTCGGCCGGCCCGAGCGCATCTGGCATGCGATTGTCATGTGGAATCCGAGTTCAGTGATGTTCGAGGTTGCCTGGTGCGTGATGCTCTACACCACCGTGCTGGCGCTGGAGTTCAGCCCGATCCTTTTCGAAAAGCTGGGCTGGGAGCGGCCGCTGCGCATCGTGCGCGCCATCACCGTGCCGCTGGTCATCGTCGGTGTGCTGCTCTCCACCCTGCATCAATCCTCCCTCGGCTCGCTCTATTTGATCGTGCCGGAGAAACTGCATCCGCTGTGGTACTCTTCGCTGCTGCCGGTGTTCTTCTTCGTCTCGGCCATCGGCGCGGGTTGCGCGATGGTGATCTTCGAGTCGTTCATGAGCAGCCGCGCCTTCAAGCGCGAGATCGAGATGCCGCAGCTGGCACAGCTCGGGCGGGTGTTGGTGGTGATCCTGATGATCTACACCGTCATGAAGCTGCAGGATCTGGCCGACCGCCGTGCCTGGGTTCACGTTGTCACGCCCACGCTGGAGGCGATGCTGTACTGGGCGGAGATGGGGCTGGGCGTGCTGCTGCCGATGATTCTGCTGGCGCGGCCGCACGTGCGGCGGCATCCCACCGGCTTGTTTTGCTCGGCGCTGCTGGTGGTGCTCGGTTTCGTCCTGAATCGCATGAACGTGAGCATCACCGGCATGGAGGCCTGGGCGCGGGCCGGTTATTTTCCCTCCTGGATGGAGATTGCCGTGACGATGATGATCGTCGCGCTGGGCATCACCGCTTTTGCCCTGGCGGCGCGCCATCTGCCGGTGTTTTCCCCGACGGCGCGGGAGGAAAAAACGACAATGACGGAAAGCCCGCACCTGGCATGGGCGGAATGA
- a CDS encoding 4Fe-4S dicluster domain-containing protein — protein MALMITAECINCGACEPECPNTAIYAGGTPWSFAEGTALTGQIEYKGAMVEATRKLDPLSDDLYFIVPEKCTECEGFHDEPQCASVCPVDCCVKDPDHEESKEMLLAKKMKLHGN, from the coding sequence ATGGCATTGATGATCACTGCCGAGTGCATCAACTGCGGCGCCTGCGAGCCGGAATGCCCGAACACGGCGATTTATGCCGGCGGCACGCCCTGGTCGTTTGCCGAGGGCACGGCGCTCACCGGGCAGATCGAATACAAGGGCGCAATGGTGGAAGCGACGCGCAAACTCGACCCCCTGTCCGACGATCTCTATTTCATCGTGCCGGAAAAATGCACGGAATGCGAAGGCTTCCATGACGAGCCGCAATGCGCTTCCGTTTGCCCGGTGGATTGCTGCGTGAAGGATCCCGATCATGAGGAGAGCAAGGAGATGTTGCTGGCCAAAAAAATGAAGCTGCATGGCAATTGA